The Flavobacterium sp. 123 genome contains a region encoding:
- a CDS encoding RsmD family RNA methyltransferase: MRIISGKYKGRRIFPPKGLPVRPTTDMSKEALFNVLNNHFNFDGLKILDLFAGTGNISFEFASRGCTPITSVDADFGCVKFIKQIASEYDFNIAATKSDVFSFLERNNTTYDIIFADPPYGLDQKTFEKVVTTVFEKNLLQEDGMMIIEHSKYTKMDHLSNFSFQKSYGGSFFSFFEIGKSTDEEMDEEDSLLDSEEE; encoded by the coding sequence ATGAGAATTATTTCAGGAAAATACAAAGGAAGACGCATTTTTCCTCCAAAAGGACTTCCCGTTCGACCTACAACTGATATGTCTAAAGAAGCACTATTTAATGTTTTGAATAATCATTTCAATTTTGATGGCTTAAAAATATTAGATTTATTCGCAGGAACTGGAAATATTAGTTTTGAATTTGCCTCTCGTGGTTGTACTCCTATTACTTCTGTAGATGCTGATTTTGGTTGTGTAAAATTCATCAAGCAAATTGCTAGTGAATATGATTTTAATATTGCTGCCACAAAAAGTGATGTATTTTCTTTTTTAGAAAGAAACAACACTACCTACGATATTATTTTTGCAGATCCTCCTTATGGCTTAGACCAAAAGACATTTGAAAAAGTAGTCACTACCGTTTTTGAAAAAAACCTACTGCAAGAAGATGGAATGATGATTATCGAACATTCTAAATATACCAAAATGGACCATTTGAGTAATTTCTCATTTCAAAAAAGTTATGGTGGCTCCTTTTTTAGTTTCTTCGAAATTGGGAAATCCACAGATGA